The sequence below is a genomic window from Methanobacteriales archaeon HGW-Methanobacteriales-1.
ACATCTAAAATGGCAGTGATGCATATCTGCCTTTAAATTTAACCAGACTCCAACTTCTAACTACACCTAGGCTGTTTCTGGAACTGGAAGCATCTGCTTTTAACCATTTTCCATTGACATAGACTTCGGAGTAAACGTGTCCATAGGTACTTCCACTGGTAAATTTACCACTTACATGGGCGTATCGGGATTGTATCCCTACGGCCCTCATTAAAGCATTCATGAGGTGGGCATGATCTACACAGTTTCCTTTCCTGTATGATAAAGTTTTAACTGCTCCGTATTTGGTGTTGTAGTAA
It includes:
- a CDS encoding pseudomurein-binding protein gives rise to the protein YYNTKYGAVKTLSYRKGNCVDHAHLMNALMRAVGIQSRYAHVSGKFTSGSTYGHVYSEVYVNGKWLKADASSSRNSLGVVRSWSLVKFKGRYASLPF